One segment of Streptosporangium brasiliense DNA contains the following:
- a CDS encoding SDR family NAD(P)-dependent oxidoreductase has product MLVCVTGGTGFVGAHSVAAIVEMGHRVRMLVRDPSKAERALSPLGVAPGAVDVVAGDVTDGASVARAVRGADAVLHAASVYSFDSRLHARMRQVNEQGTEIVLGAARRAGAGRIIHVSSIVAMFPARGRVIDEDSPVGRPRETYMASKAAAEVVARRHQAEGAPVVITYPPALLGPHDPNLGDQVSRVRSVLRGLTPIWPLGGFPVGDVRDTAALHARLLAPPGDRPGDRPGGRPERHFGPGRYLSTRQYVEVLREVTGRALPAVFLPAHAMIPVGLFVDLVQRVWPWHIPAEYGAIYTCACATRLAEGVSTHGISPRPVTETFGDTVRWLHGSGHLSARQAGSGRPSLSSVTTH; this is encoded by the coding sequence ATGCTGGTGTGCGTGACCGGCGGTACTGGATTCGTCGGTGCCCATTCGGTTGCGGCGATTGTGGAGATGGGCCACCGCGTCCGTATGCTCGTCCGCGATCCGTCGAAGGCGGAGCGCGCGCTGTCGCCGCTGGGCGTCGCCCCCGGAGCCGTCGACGTGGTCGCCGGGGACGTCACCGACGGGGCCTCCGTGGCCCGGGCGGTGCGCGGCGCCGACGCCGTTCTGCACGCGGCGTCGGTCTACTCCTTCGACAGCAGGCTCCACGCGAGGATGCGGCAGGTCAACGAGCAGGGCACCGAGATCGTGCTCGGCGCCGCGCGGCGGGCGGGCGCGGGCCGGATCATCCATGTCTCCAGCATCGTGGCGATGTTCCCGGCCCGGGGGCGGGTGATCGACGAGGACTCGCCCGTCGGCCGGCCCCGCGAGACGTACATGGCGAGCAAGGCCGCGGCCGAGGTGGTCGCCCGCCGGCACCAGGCCGAGGGAGCCCCGGTGGTGATCACTTATCCGCCCGCCCTGCTCGGCCCGCACGACCCCAACCTGGGTGACCAGGTCTCCCGCGTCCGCAGCGTGCTCCGGGGGCTGACGCCCATCTGGCCGCTGGGCGGGTTCCCAGTCGGCGACGTGCGGGACACCGCGGCGCTGCACGCCCGGCTGCTCGCCCCGCCGGGAGACAGGCCGGGGGACAGACCGGGAGGCAGGCCGGAGCGCCACTTCGGGCCGGGCCGCTACCTCTCCACCCGGCAGTACGTGGAGGTGCTGCGCGAGGTCACCGGGCGCGCGCTGCCGGCGGTCTTCCTGCCGGCTCACGCGATGATCCCCGTCGGGCTGTTCGTCGATCTCGTGCAGCGCGTCTGGCCGTGGCACATCCCAGCCGAATACGGGGCCATCTACACGTGCGCCTGCGCCACGCGCCTGGCCGAGGGCGTCAGCACTCATGGGATCAGCCCACGGCCCGTCACCGAGACCTTCGGTGACACGGTGCGCTGGCTGCACGGAAGCGGCCACCTGTCTGCCCGGCAGGCGGGTTCCGGCCGGCCGAGCCTGTCATCTGTAACGACGCATTGA
- a CDS encoding acyl-CoA carboxylase subunit beta: MSTSELDFILVPLPTPVEEVIDGRPDGQASGPRRVEPPVPQPQTRSMRLLREQREELREEVTAGHRQAVDRQHALGKHTARERIDLLLDEGSFTEIDMYRRHQSHGLKIEERRPYTDGVITGSGTIHGRRVFVYAQDFTVFGGSLGEAHASKIHKVMDLAISTGSPFIGLNDSGGARIQEGVMSLNGYGGIFQRSVQASGVIPQISVVLGPCAGGAAYSTALADFTFMVRDTAQMYLTGPDVVEAVSGQRVSHAELGGAEVHGGRSGVATFVHDDEESCLEDVRYLVSMLPSNNLEFPPSTPSYDAATDVRPRLAEIVPVEPNKPYDMRQVVAELVDDGEFLELHEGWAPNVICVLARIDGDVVGVVGNQPMVLAGVLDVVASQKAARFVRFCDAFNIPLVTLVDVPGFLPGTDQEYAGIIRHGAKLLYAYCEATVPRIQVIVRKAYGGAYIVMDSRSIGTDLSLAWPTNEIAVMGAEGAVNVIFRRELAAAVDPAELRAELVAEYSEQLVHPHYAAERGLVDDVIDPVQTRAVVARGLAMLRNKRKQPPQRKHGNVPL; encoded by the coding sequence ATGAGCACCTCGGAGCTCGATTTCATACTCGTCCCCTTGCCCACGCCGGTCGAGGAGGTCATCGACGGCCGTCCCGACGGCCAGGCGAGCGGGCCCCGACGGGTGGAGCCACCGGTCCCGCAGCCCCAGACCCGGTCCATGCGCCTGCTGCGCGAGCAGCGTGAAGAGCTGCGTGAGGAGGTCACCGCCGGCCACCGCCAGGCGGTCGACCGGCAGCACGCGCTCGGCAAGCATACGGCCCGCGAGCGGATAGACCTGCTGCTGGACGAGGGGTCGTTCACCGAGATCGACATGTACCGCCGCCATCAGTCGCACGGTCTGAAGATCGAGGAGCGGCGCCCGTACACCGACGGTGTGATCACGGGCTCCGGCACGATCCACGGCCGCCGGGTGTTCGTCTACGCCCAGGACTTCACCGTCTTCGGCGGCTCGCTCGGCGAGGCCCACGCCTCGAAGATCCACAAGGTGATGGATCTGGCGATCTCCACCGGGTCCCCCTTCATCGGGCTGAACGACAGCGGGGGCGCCCGGATCCAGGAGGGGGTGATGTCCCTCAACGGATACGGCGGGATCTTCCAGCGCAGTGTCCAGGCGTCGGGAGTGATACCGCAGATCAGCGTCGTGCTCGGGCCCTGCGCCGGAGGGGCCGCCTACTCCACGGCGCTGGCCGACTTCACCTTCATGGTCCGCGACACCGCGCAGATGTACCTGACCGGTCCCGACGTCGTCGAGGCGGTGAGCGGCCAGCGGGTCAGCCACGCCGAGCTCGGCGGCGCGGAGGTGCACGGCGGCCGGTCGGGCGTGGCCACCTTCGTCCACGACGACGAGGAGAGCTGCCTGGAGGACGTGCGCTATCTCGTCTCGATGCTGCCCAGCAACAATCTGGAGTTCCCCCCCAGCACGCCGTCCTACGACGCGGCCACGGACGTGCGGCCCCGGCTGGCCGAGATAGTCCCGGTCGAGCCGAACAAGCCCTACGACATGCGGCAGGTCGTCGCCGAGCTGGTGGACGACGGGGAATTCCTGGAGCTGCACGAGGGCTGGGCGCCGAACGTGATCTGCGTGCTGGCACGGATCGACGGCGACGTGGTCGGAGTGGTCGGCAACCAGCCCATGGTGCTGGCCGGTGTGCTGGACGTCGTCGCGTCGCAGAAGGCCGCACGGTTCGTGCGGTTCTGCGACGCCTTCAACATCCCGCTGGTGACGCTGGTCGACGTCCCCGGTTTCCTTCCGGGCACCGACCAGGAGTACGCGGGGATCATCCGGCACGGCGCCAAGCTGCTGTACGCCTACTGCGAGGCGACCGTGCCGCGCATCCAGGTCATCGTGCGCAAGGCGTACGGCGGCGCGTACATCGTGATGGACTCGCGCTCCATCGGCACCGACCTCTCGCTGGCGTGGCCGACGAACGAGATCGCGGTGATGGGCGCCGAGGGCGCCGTGAACGTCATCTTCCGCAGGGAGCTGGCCGCCGCCGTGGACCCGGCCGAGCTCCGCGCGGAGCTGGTCGCCGAGTACTCCGAACAGCTCGTGCACCCGCACTACGCCGCCGAGCGCGGCCTGGTCGACGACGTCATCGATCCGGTGCAGACGCGGGCGGTGGTGGCCCGCGGGCTGGCGATGCTGCGCAACAAGCGCAAGCAGCCGCCGCAGCGCAAGCACGGAAACGTGCCGCTGTGA